A single window of Haloferax marinisediminis DNA harbors:
- a CDS encoding VOC family protein codes for MTPPTAHHVGITVSDLESTVAFYRDVLGLSVIDRFEVAGEAFSTAVDVEGSTGRFAHLDGGDVRIELVEYDPEGDHRHDATLDQPGATHLGLSVDDVDDIFDDLPAHVETLSDPQTTESGTRIAFLRDPEGNLVELLDV; via the coding sequence GTGACTCCCCCTACTGCACACCACGTCGGTATCACCGTCAGCGACCTCGAATCGACAGTGGCGTTCTACCGCGACGTCCTCGGACTGTCGGTCATCGACCGGTTCGAAGTGGCCGGCGAAGCGTTTTCGACAGCGGTCGATGTCGAGGGTTCGACGGGCCGCTTTGCCCACCTCGATGGTGGCGACGTTCGCATCGAACTCGTCGAGTACGACCCAGAAGGCGACCACCGCCACGACGCGACCCTCGACCAACCGGGCGCGACCCACCTCGGACTGTCGGTCGACGACGTCGACGACATCTTCGACGACCTCCCAGCACACGTCGAGACGCTCAGTGACCCCCAAACGACCGAAAGCGGGACGCGAATCGCCTTCCTCCGCGACCCCGAGGGGAACCTCGTCGAACTGCTCGACGTCTGA
- a CDS encoding SRPBCC domain-containing protein produces the protein MDELTTSIDIDAPAETVWQVLVDFERYPEWNDYTRIDGEAVAGTTLAVAPGPQAGRMPTFKPTVLRADDGELRWRGHLFVRGLFDGEHRFVVEDLGDGRSRLTQAETFTGILVWPINRLFGDDTERNFHAVNQALKTRAESMRTAEPTVGATTTVERSADETADV, from the coding sequence ATGGACGAACTGACGACTTCCATTGACATCGACGCGCCCGCAGAGACAGTCTGGCAGGTACTCGTCGACTTCGAACGCTATCCCGAGTGGAACGACTACACACGAATCGATGGCGAGGCAGTCGCGGGAACGACCCTCGCTGTCGCACCCGGTCCACAGGCCGGTCGAATGCCCACGTTCAAACCGACAGTCCTCCGCGCCGACGATGGAGAACTTCGATGGCGTGGCCACCTGTTCGTTCGAGGGCTGTTCGACGGTGAACACCGATTCGTCGTCGAAGACCTCGGAGACGGTCGCTCCCGACTGACACAAGCAGAGACGTTCACCGGCATCCTCGTCTGGCCGATCAACCGCCTGTTCGGTGACGACACGGAACGGAACTTCCACGCAGTGAACCAGGCGCTGAAGACTCGCGCAGAGTCGATGCGTACGGCCGAACCCACCGTGGGCGCGACGACGACTGTCGAGAGGTCGGCCGATGAGACCGCGGACGTCTAA
- a CDS encoding type IV pilin, protein MDIKKFLTESRAVSPVIGVILMVAITVILAAVIGTFVLGLGDQVGDTAPQASFSFDYDDSVSPSTVTISHESGDAIDASLLKVTVDGVEVTDTSTGYEYDADGAFAGSVGAGSKVVIEKASDDWDGETIRIVWTAESGSSSATLQKSTAPA, encoded by the coding sequence ATGGATATCAAGAAATTCCTTACAGAATCACGCGCAGTCTCGCCGGTCATCGGCGTCATCCTCATGGTCGCTATCACCGTCATCCTCGCGGCCGTCATCGGTACCTTCGTGCTGGGTCTGGGCGACCAAGTCGGCGACACCGCACCGCAGGCGAGTTTCAGTTTCGACTACGACGACTCAGTTAGCCCGTCCACGGTTACCATCAGCCACGAGAGCGGTGACGCAATCGACGCATCGCTCCTCAAGGTGACGGTCGACGGAGTGGAAGTTACCGACACTAGTACTGGATACGAGTACGACGCTGATGGTGCCTTCGCTGGCAGTGTTGGCGCTGGTTCGAAAGTCGTCATCGAAAAAGCATCCGACGACTGGGACGGCGAAACCATCCGCATCGTCTGGACCGCTGAAAGTGGAAGCTCCTCGGCAACCCTCCAGAAATCCACCGCACCTGCATAA
- a CDS encoding type IV pilin: MDIKKFLTESRAVSPVIGVILMVAITVILAAVIGTFVLGLGDQVNETAPQASFDFSQETSTFTGTDGPDDGTDPDEPDLITVEITHASGDAIEEGRISVTVNGHTAYGISEVASDDDDAAALWSGTGTISAGSSVTVGLYDDKGDQVTDGGAISYDVSATDQENKISGPRDGDDGAHALASGDIIRVVWTSESGSTSSTLVKYTVA; the protein is encoded by the coding sequence ATGGATATCAAGAAATTCCTTACAGAATCACGCGCGGTGTCGCCGGTTATCGGCGTCATCCTCATGGTCGCGATTACGGTCATTCTCGCGGCAGTCATCGGAACGTTCGTGCTCGGTCTCGGCGACCAAGTGAACGAAACCGCACCGCAGGCGAGTTTCGACTTCTCGCAAGAGACGTCGACGTTTACTGGTACCGACGGTCCTGATGATGGTACTGACCCTGACGAACCAGACCTGATTACTGTAGAGATTACTCACGCCAGTGGGGATGCAATCGAAGAAGGTAGAATCAGTGTCACCGTGAACGGGCACACTGCCTACGGAATCAGCGAAGTTGCCAGCGATGACGACGATGCTGCGGCCCTCTGGTCGGGAACAGGAACCATCAGCGCTGGCTCGTCGGTCACCGTTGGACTCTACGATGACAAGGGTGACCAGGTGACCGATGGTGGTGCCATTTCCTACGATGTGTCGGCAACCGACCAAGAGAACAAAATCAGTGGACCACGCGACGGCGATGACGGCGCTCACGCTCTCGCCTCGGGCGACATCATCCGCGTCGTCTGGACCTCTGAATCTGGTTCGACGTCGTCGACCCTCGTGAAGTACACCGTCGCGTAA
- a CDS encoding type IV pilin, whose product MDIKKFLTESRAVSPVIGVILMVAITVILAAVIGTFVLGLGDQVSETSPQASFSFEYTDNGASTEDTFVVTHESGTAIKAGQLKLVSSDEFAVSSGVADGSGAEEYTFDAFDGITDANTEISAGTSVTAYSTTGETDLGNQDFRIVWTSESGSSSATLQKWSGPRA is encoded by the coding sequence ATGGACATCAAGAAATTCCTCACAGAGTCACGTGCAGTCTCGCCAGTCATCGGCGTCATCCTCATGGTCGCTATCACAGTCATCCTCGCCGCCGTCATCGGGACGTTCGTGTTGGGTCTGGGTGACCAAGTGAGCGAGACCTCGCCGCAGGCGAGCTTTAGCTTCGAGTACACGGACAACGGAGCATCAACAGAAGACACCTTCGTGGTCACTCACGAGTCAGGGACCGCAATCAAGGCTGGTCAACTCAAGCTGGTTTCGAGTGATGAATTCGCGGTGAGCTCTGGAGTAGCCGATGGTTCAGGTGCTGAAGAATACACATTCGATGCGTTCGATGGGATTACAGATGCCAACACCGAAATTAGCGCTGGCACTTCGGTAACAGCGTACAGTACAACCGGTGAGACTGACCTCGGGAACCAAGACTTCCGCATCGTCTGGACTTCCGAGTCCGGTTCGTCGTCTGCGACCCTCCAGAAGTGGAGCGGTCCACGCGCATAA